In Nocardia sputorum, a single genomic region encodes these proteins:
- a CDS encoding acyl-CoA dehydrogenase codes for MGHYKANLRDIEFNLFEVLELDKLLDTGAYGDLDSDTVREILSEVRRLAEGPVADSFAAADRDPVGYDPATFSITVPEPLRKTVAAVREADWSRLGMPEGMGGTPAPAALVWAVAEMITCANPSASFFNMGPVMASVLYNVGTEQQRHWATLGFEKGWQGTMVLTEPDAGSDVGAGRTKAIRQEDGSWHIEGVKRFISGAEVGDTAENVFHLVLARPEGAGPGTKGLSLFYVPKFLFDHETLELGERNGVYVTGVEHKMGLKSSPTCELTFGGHGTPAKGWLVGEVHNGIAQMFQVIENARMMVGVKSSGTLSTGYLNALDFAKERVQGADLTQMTDKAAPRVTIVRHPDVRRSLAMQKAYAEGLRAVYLYTAAHQNADVAQLVSGADPELAHRVDDLLLPIVKGVGSERAYQYLTESLQTLGGSGYLQDYPIEQYIRDAKIDSLYEGTTAIQAQDFFFRKIIRDQGVALGHLNARIAAFLDAKTGRFDTERALLRTAAEDVQAMAASLTGYLMAAQQNPAELYKVGLGSVRFLLAVGDLLIGWRLLVQAEIAAAALAADTPEKDRAFYTGKVAVASFFAKNALPTLAAVRGIIAALDNDIMNLDEAAF; via the coding sequence GTGGGCCACTACAAGGCGAACCTGCGGGATATCGAATTCAACCTGTTCGAAGTGCTCGAACTGGACAAGCTCCTCGATACCGGCGCCTACGGCGACCTCGATTCCGACACCGTCCGGGAGATCCTGTCGGAGGTTCGGCGGCTGGCCGAGGGGCCGGTGGCGGACTCCTTCGCCGCGGCCGATCGCGATCCGGTCGGCTACGACCCCGCCACCTTCTCGATCACCGTCCCGGAGCCGCTGCGCAAGACTGTCGCCGCCGTGCGCGAGGCGGACTGGAGCAGGCTCGGCATGCCGGAGGGCATGGGCGGCACCCCCGCGCCCGCGGCGCTGGTCTGGGCAGTCGCCGAGATGATCACCTGCGCCAATCCCTCGGCGTCGTTCTTCAACATGGGCCCGGTCATGGCGTCCGTGCTGTACAACGTGGGCACCGAGCAGCAGCGGCATTGGGCCACGCTCGGCTTCGAGAAGGGCTGGCAGGGCACCATGGTGCTGACCGAGCCCGACGCCGGTTCCGACGTGGGCGCGGGTCGTACCAAGGCGATCCGCCAGGAGGACGGCTCCTGGCATATCGAGGGCGTCAAGCGGTTCATCTCCGGTGCGGAAGTCGGCGACACCGCCGAGAACGTCTTCCATCTGGTGCTCGCCCGGCCGGAGGGCGCCGGACCGGGCACCAAGGGCCTGTCGCTGTTCTACGTGCCGAAATTCCTCTTCGACCACGAGACCTTGGAACTCGGTGAGCGCAACGGCGTGTACGTCACCGGGGTCGAGCACAAGATGGGCCTGAAGTCCTCGCCCACCTGCGAGCTGACGTTCGGCGGCCACGGCACTCCGGCCAAGGGCTGGCTGGTCGGCGAGGTGCACAACGGCATCGCGCAGATGTTCCAGGTGATCGAGAACGCGCGCATGATGGTCGGCGTCAAATCCTCCGGCACCTTGTCGACCGGCTACCTCAACGCGCTCGATTTCGCCAAGGAGCGGGTGCAGGGCGCGGATCTGACCCAGATGACCGACAAAGCCGCGCCGCGCGTGACCATCGTTCGTCATCCGGACGTGCGTCGTTCGCTGGCGATGCAGAAGGCCTACGCGGAAGGGCTGCGCGCGGTATACCTCTACACCGCGGCGCATCAGAACGCCGATGTGGCGCAACTCGTTTCGGGCGCCGACCCCGAACTGGCCCACCGGGTGGACGATCTGCTGCTGCCGATCGTCAAGGGCGTAGGCTCGGAGCGGGCCTACCAGTACCTGACCGAGTCGCTGCAGACCCTGGGCGGTTCCGGCTATCTGCAGGACTATCCGATCGAGCAGTACATCCGCGACGCGAAGATCGACTCGCTCTACGAGGGCACCACCGCCATCCAGGCGCAGGACTTCTTCTTCCGCAAGATCATTCGCGACCAGGGTGTGGCGCTCGGCCACCTCAACGCGCGGATCGCGGCGTTCCTGGACGCGAAGACCGGGCGATTCGACACCGAGCGCGCACTGCTGCGCACGGCCGCGGAGGACGTGCAGGCGATGGCCGCCTCGCTCACCGGCTACCTGATGGCCGCCCAGCAGAATCCCGCCGAACTGTACAAAGTCGGCTTGGGCTCGGTGCGCTTCCTGCTCGCGGTCGGCGACCTGCTCATCGGCTGGCGGCTGCTGGTACAGGCGGAGATCGCGGCCGCCGCCCTGGCCGCCGACACCCCGGAGAAGGATCGCGCCTTCTAC